One window from the genome of Dyadobacter sp. CECT 9275 encodes:
- a CDS encoding FecR family protein yields the protein MKTYLSYKTEDFVQDPYFRKWALGELSPEDRFWETWRTTHPEQYPMLEKARSIVIALHINDIQTNPDEIKGAIDEILAATELEHTVHFYKKNRLSIAASILLLLALGFLALRERPAQTGKRLIAVQETNQEKQEVNQGSAPKTITLTDGSRVTLEPKSRLRIGKTFGGNTREVYLTGEAFFQVAKNPEKPFLVYTGKVITKVLGTSFRIKAYDTDANVSIGVRTGKVTVFKQTALPDTDPRLSEEVILTPNQQAVFVKKEDRFVKTLVEKPAALNQNHLKERLDFTETSIPEVFSTLEQIYGLKIICDADQLKDCNLTGSLNDGTLYDKLSIVCETIQASYKVMDGQVVIYGKGCK from the coding sequence ATGAAAACATACCTTAGCTATAAAACAGAGGATTTTGTGCAGGATCCTTATTTTCGAAAATGGGCGCTTGGCGAACTGTCACCGGAGGACCGTTTTTGGGAAACCTGGCGCACAACGCATCCCGAACAGTACCCCATGCTGGAAAAAGCCAGGTCGATTGTTATTGCTTTGCATATCAACGACATACAAACTAACCCAGACGAGATAAAAGGGGCCATTGATGAAATTTTGGCTGCAACCGAACTGGAACATACTGTACATTTTTACAAAAAAAACCGGCTGTCCATTGCGGCCTCCATTCTGCTGCTGCTTGCCCTCGGTTTCCTTGCCCTGCGTGAAAGACCTGCACAAACAGGCAAACGGTTAATTGCTGTTCAGGAAACAAATCAGGAAAAACAGGAGGTCAATCAGGGTTCAGCACCGAAAACCATTACCCTTACCGACGGCAGCAGGGTAACACTGGAGCCCAAAAGTCGTTTGCGTATCGGGAAGACATTCGGCGGCAACACGCGTGAAGTATATCTCACCGGTGAAGCTTTTTTTCAGGTAGCCAAAAATCCTGAAAAGCCTTTTCTGGTCTATACCGGGAAAGTCATTACAAAGGTATTGGGAACGAGCTTTCGCATTAAAGCGTATGATACCGACGCCAATGTTTCTATCGGTGTACGTACGGGAAAGGTTACAGTTTTTAAACAAACTGCCCTACCGGATACGGATCCCCGCCTTTCAGAAGAAGTAATACTCACGCCGAACCAACAGGCTGTTTTTGTAAAAAAAGAAGACAGGTTTGTGAAAACACTGGTAGAAAAACCAGCGGCGCTGAATCAAAATCATCTCAAGGAACGCCTTGATTTCACCGAAACTTCCATCCCCGAAGTTTTCAGCACACTGGAGCAGATATATGGCCTAAAGATTATTTGTGACGCCGACCAGCTTAAGGACTGCAACCTGACGGGCTCGCTAAACGATGGCACCTTGTATGACAAATTATCCATTGTTTGCGAAACCATCCAGGCAAGTTATAAGGTCATGGAC
- a CDS encoding T9SS type A sorting domain-containing protein, protein MTTITTIRFQENKALPLKENAGLKVILNSVKTYSIMQFLKRLISLNLILFYSQICPAQQNGIIKTDRSSPQGIVSFSGSSALTGISNTKHVDGYVKKYGNTLFTFPVGQNGVYRPFAAEVDATTGAYFQSDAGTATIPGGGPFPLSSKESTIANVSAAEFWDIDGANSTPLTFTWNAKSNIAGLTGNTLSLLSIVGWNTANARWEKIASAVNEVSLTGGNSTLTAGSISSIQKIIPNAYSIFTLGALTSESLPASYAGNMEVTSCSEIAGWAWDKNYPDASVILELMEGSAVLASTTASSFRQDLKNAGIGTGNYGFSFNIPAALRDGTAHQLSIRVRSSNYFLIGSPKSMTCSFGGNLENANCFLVQGWAWDQDHPNQAQQLEVIEGNTVHTTITADKYREDLKNAGTGTGNYGFSFGLPASLKNGQARQFNIRVKGSSYLLPGSPKSVTCISPQYNGSFDWASCTDIKGWAWDKNNPNVALPLELVEGNTVHATTLADIYREDLQRNGAGDGRHAFSMQLPAALKDGQPHQLAIRVQGSTYLVPGGPKTVTCTLPSDYQGTLETASCTEIKGWAWDKNYQNNVLQIELVEAGVVLATAAASTFRQDLKNAGTGTGNYGFAIPLPAALKNGQPHTLTVRIKGSNFSLTGSPKTITCAPPSQYNGSFDWASCTDIKGWAWDKNYPNQALTLELVEGNTVHATTLADIYREDLQRNGAGDGRHAFSMQLPAALKDGQPHQLTIRVQGSTYLVPGGPKTVTCTLPSDYQGTLETASCTEIKGWAWDKNYQNNVLQIELVEAGVVLATATASTFRQDLKNAGTGTGNYGFAIPLPAALKNGQPHTLTVRIKGSNFSLTGSPKTITCAPPSQYNGSFDWASCTDIKGWAWDKNNPNVALPLELVEGNTVHATTLADIYREDLQRNGAGDGRHAFSMQLPAALKDGLPHQLTIRVQGSTYLVPGGPKTVTCTLPSDYQGTLETASCTEIKGWAWDKNYQNNVLQIELVEAGVVLATATASTFRQDLKNAGTGTGNYGFAIPLPAALKNGQPHTLTVRIKGSNFSLTGSPKTITCAPPSQYNGSFDWASCTDIKGWAWDKNYPNVALPLELVEGNTVHATTLADIYREDLQRNGAGDGRHAFSMQLPAALKDGQPHQLSIRVQGSTYLVPGGPKTVTCSPPSGRIAAFTPLIISPEPEYAPTSDWLLGVSPNPTNGKLSVSFILEKQQPASLVILNILGRIVWQETLTGTGKTQEKNLDISAQPEGIYFVQLNTGKETWIKRIVLIR, encoded by the coding sequence ATGACAACCATTACGACAATCCGGTTTCAGGAAAACAAAGCACTACCCCTGAAAGAAAACGCTGGTCTGAAAGTGATCCTTAATTCGGTTAAAACTTATTCCATAATGCAATTCTTAAAGCGGTTGATCAGCCTCAATCTGATCCTCTTTTACTCACAGATTTGTCCTGCGCAACAAAACGGGATTATAAAAACAGACAGATCCTCGCCCCAGGGTATTGTGAGTTTTTCAGGATCCAGTGCACTGACCGGCATCAGCAATACCAAACATGTGGATGGGTATGTTAAAAAATACGGCAATACCTTATTTACATTTCCGGTCGGGCAAAATGGCGTTTACCGCCCTTTTGCAGCCGAAGTCGATGCGACCACAGGCGCCTATTTTCAGTCTGACGCCGGTACCGCTACCATACCGGGAGGAGGGCCCTTCCCGCTTTCCAGCAAAGAAAGTACCATTGCCAATGTAAGTGCTGCGGAGTTTTGGGATATTGATGGCGCAAACAGTACACCACTCACCTTCACCTGGAATGCCAAAAGTAATATCGCAGGCCTTACCGGAAATACACTTTCGCTTTTGAGTATCGTTGGCTGGAATACTGCTAATGCCAGATGGGAAAAAATAGCTTCGGCAGTGAACGAGGTTTCGCTTACAGGCGGAAACAGTACGCTGACGGCCGGCTCTATTAGTTCTATCCAAAAAATCATCCCAAACGCATACAGTATTTTTACGCTGGGAGCTTTAACTTCTGAATCATTACCAGCCAGTTATGCCGGAAACATGGAAGTAACCAGTTGTTCGGAGATCGCTGGCTGGGCATGGGATAAAAACTACCCCGACGCCTCCGTTATCCTGGAGTTGATGGAAGGAAGCGCTGTTCTTGCCAGCACAACGGCCAGTAGCTTCCGGCAAGACCTGAAAAATGCCGGCATCGGAACCGGTAATTATGGATTCAGTTTTAACATCCCTGCCGCTTTGAGAGATGGCACGGCGCATCAGCTTAGCATCAGAGTCCGTAGCAGTAACTATTTTTTAATAGGTTCACCCAAAAGCATGACCTGTTCCTTCGGAGGAAACCTGGAGAATGCGAATTGTTTTCTGGTTCAGGGATGGGCATGGGATCAGGATCATCCGAACCAGGCCCAGCAGCTTGAGGTAATTGAAGGGAATACGGTGCACACTACCATTACTGCGGATAAATACCGGGAGGATCTCAAAAATGCAGGAACCGGAACCGGCAATTATGGCTTTAGTTTCGGATTACCCGCTTCACTGAAAAATGGGCAGGCTCGTCAGTTCAACATCAGGGTCAAAGGAAGTTCCTATCTTTTACCAGGTTCTCCGAAAAGTGTAACCTGCATCTCTCCGCAATACAACGGAAGCTTCGACTGGGCCAGCTGTACTGATATCAAAGGCTGGGCATGGGACAAAAACAATCCCAATGTAGCCCTCCCACTCGAACTCGTTGAAGGTAATACCGTCCATGCAACTACCCTGGCCGACATTTACAGGGAGGACCTCCAGCGAAATGGCGCGGGAGACGGGAGACATGCTTTCAGTATGCAGCTGCCTGCAGCGCTGAAAGACGGACAACCCCACCAGCTCGCCATCAGGGTACAGGGTAGTACCTATCTCGTACCAGGCGGGCCCAAAACGGTTACCTGTACCCTGCCTTCCGATTACCAGGGAACTTTGGAAACAGCCAGCTGTACTGAAATCAAAGGATGGGCGTGGGATAAAAATTACCAGAACAATGTCCTGCAGATCGAACTCGTGGAAGCGGGTGTAGTACTGGCGACGGCAGCGGCAAGTACCTTCAGGCAGGATCTCAAAAATGCAGGTACCGGAACCGGCAACTATGGTTTTGCAATACCTCTGCCTGCAGCTTTGAAAAACGGACAGCCACATACCCTCACAGTAAGAATAAAAGGAAGTAATTTCAGCCTCACAGGATCACCCAAAACCATCACCTGCGCACCACCGTCTCAATACAACGGCAGCTTCGACTGGGCCAGCTGTACTGATATCAAAGGCTGGGCATGGGACAAAAACTATCCCAACCAGGCCTTAACCCTCGAACTCGTGGAAGGTAATACCGTCCACGCAACTACACTGGCCGACATTTACAGGGAGGATCTCCAGCGAAATGGCGCAGGAGACGGGAGACATGCTTTCAGTATGCAGCTGCCTGCAGCGCTGAAAGACGGGCAACCCCACCAGCTCACCATCAGGGTACAGGGTAGTACCTATCTCGTACCAGGCGGACCTAAAACGGTTACCTGTACCCTGCCTTCCGATTACCAGGGAACTTTGGAAACAGCCAGCTGTACTGAAATCAAGGGATGGGCGTGGGATAAAAATTACCAGAACAATGTCCTGCAGATCGAACTCGTGGAAGCGGGCGTAGTACTGGCGACGGCAACGGCAAGTACCTTCAGACAGGATCTCAAAAATGCAGGTACCGGAACCGGCAACTATGGTTTTGCAATACCTCTGCCTGCAGCTTTGAAAAACGGACAGCCACATACCCTCACGGTAAGAATAAAAGGAAGTAATTTCAGCCTCACAGGATCCCCCAAAACGATTACCTGCGCACCACCGTCTCAATACAACGGCAGCTTCGACTGGGCCAGCTGTACCGATATCAAAGGCTGGGCATGGGACAAAAACAATCCCAATGTAGCCCTCCCACTCGAACTCGTTGAAGGTAATACCGTCCATGCAACTACCCTGGCCGATATTTACAGGGAGGACCTCCAGCGAAATGGCGCGGGAGACGGGAGACATGCTTTCAGTATGCAGCTGCCTGCCGCTCTGAAAGACGGGCTGCCTCACCAGCTCACCATCAGGGTACAGGGTAGTACCTATCTCGTACCGGGCGGGCCTAAAACGGTTACCTGTACCCTGCCTTCGGATTACCAGGGAACTTTGGAAACAGCCAGCTGCACCGAAATAAAAGGATGGGCGTGGGATAAAAATTACCAGAACAATGTCCTGCAGATCGAACTCGTGGAAGCGGGTGTAGTACTGGCGACGGCAACGGCAAGCACCTTCAGACAGGATCTCAAAAATGCAGGTACCGGAACCGGCAACTATGGTTTTGCAATACCTCTGCCTGCTGCTTTGAAAAACGGACAGCCACATACCCTCACAGTAAGAATAAAAGGAAGTAATTTCAGCCTCACAGGATCACCCAAAACCATCACCTGCGCACCACCGTCTCAATACAACGGCAGCTTCGACTGGGCCAGCTGTACCGATATCAAAGGCTGGGCATGGGACAAAAACTATCCCAATGTAGCCCTCCCGCTCGAACTCGTGGAAGGTAATACCGTCCACGCAACTACACTCGCCGACATTTACAGGGAGGACCTCCAGCGAAATGGCGCAGGAGACGGGAGACATGCTTTCAGTATGCAGCTGCCCGCCGCTCTGAAAGACGGACAACCCCACCAGCTTTCCATCAGGGTACAGGGTAGTACCTATCTCGTACCAGGCGGGCCTAAAACGGTTACCTGCAGTCCCCCATCTGGCAGGATAGCAGCATTTACACCGCTGATCATATCTCCTGAACCAGAGTACGCGCCTACATCAGATTGGTTGCTGGGTGTTTCCCCTAATCCAACAAACGGGAAACTGTCTGTCAGTTTCATTCTGGAAAAACAACAGCCCGCCTCACTGGTAATCCTGAATATACTGGGAAGGATTGTGTGGCAGGAAACTCTTACCGGGACAGGGAAGACACAAGAAAAAAACCTTGACATAAGCGCTCAGCCGGAAGGAATTTATTTTGTTCAGCTCAATACAGGAAAAGAAACATGGATTAAACGCATCGTTTTAATCCGATAA
- a CDS encoding RNA polymerase sigma factor: MPDFNTVSRQLNNVPVSVDNGRERMLWQAFRSGDRRAFSDLMNEYYPLLLNYGVRLQRDREFVRDCLHDLFIDLWNQRQKLDEVEKLKPYLLISLRRRLFRETKRLKWFREAEEVKDDYAFEVQFAIESYLVNNEVQHEDLKRLQFNLEKLSKRQREAIYLRFFQEMEYDDIAKVMSINYHSAVNLIYEALRVLRKNWFLSLITTISSIFCQ; this comes from the coding sequence ATGCCTGATTTTAATACCGTTTCAAGACAACTCAACAATGTACCCGTTTCTGTTGACAACGGCAGAGAACGAATGTTATGGCAGGCCTTCCGTAGCGGAGACCGCCGTGCATTTTCTGATCTGATGAACGAGTATTATCCTTTACTGCTCAATTACGGCGTGCGCCTGCAGCGCGACAGGGAGTTTGTCCGGGATTGTCTGCATGACCTTTTCATCGATCTCTGGAACCAGCGACAGAAACTGGATGAAGTTGAAAAATTAAAACCTTATTTACTCATTTCCCTGAGGCGCCGGTTGTTCAGAGAAACCAAACGACTGAAGTGGTTCAGAGAGGCAGAAGAGGTGAAAGATGACTATGCGTTTGAGGTACAGTTTGCAATAGAATCCTATCTGGTCAACAATGAAGTACAGCACGAAGACCTGAAACGGCTGCAGTTCAATCTGGAAAAGCTGTCCAAGCGCCAGCGCGAGGCCATTTATCTGCGCTTTTTCCAGGAAATGGAATACGATGACATAGCAAAAGTTATGTCGATCAATTACCACTCGGCCGTCAACCTTATCTATGAGGCGCTCAGGGTTTTACGTAAAAACTGGTTCCTTTCCCTGATCACGACCATTTCCTCCATCTTTTGTCAATGA